In one Sardina pilchardus unplaced genomic scaffold, fSarPil1.1 HAP1_SCAFFOLD_216, whole genome shotgun sequence genomic region, the following are encoded:
- the LOC134073799 gene encoding uncharacterized protein LOC134073799: MSGVERGALQRWLETSYVLQRRDLNTDPPHSITKMKTDWPFLFTLKGMFSHFKELTGIHILEKLPAAIEMKSKNIMEYFIQHKTPGVEKILEAYNEERNRTICAIMCLLAHFKEGDGIFIEADPSATAADVERVGTLPSTPRLVVPGTPHRQLDYVHGLAAVFTAYYVFNLQYPAEAACTLEFIQRAFCGINSQHGSKAKKKKGLNAPVCTLLRKLLDFEL, translated from the exons ATGTCAGGCGTGGAGAGAGGAGCACTGCAGAGATGGCTGGAGACATCCTACGTTCTCCAGCGTCGTGACCTTAACACTGACCCTCCACACAGCATCACAAAAATGAAGACCGACTGGCCATTCCTCTTCACATTGAAAGGAATGTTCTCACACTTCAAAGAGCTCACTGGAATTCATATTCTGGAGAAACTTCCAGCTGCAATTGAAATGAAGAGTAAAAATATCATGGAATATTTCATACAGCATAAGACACCAGGGGTGGAGAAGATTCTGGAAGCCTACaatgaagagagaaacagaactaTCTGCGCCATCATGTGCCTGCTGGCTCACTTCAAAGAGGGAGATGGTATCTTCATTGAGGCTGAC CCCTCTGCCACGGCTGCAGATGTAGAGAGAGTGGGAACCCTGCCATCCACACCTCGACTAGTTGTACCAG GTACTCCACACCGACAACTGGATTATGTCCATGGACTGGCAGCGGTCTTCACTGCCTACTATGTTTTCAACCTTCAATATCCGGCAGAGGCAGCTTGCACACTGGAGTTTATACAGAG AGCCTTTTGCGGGATAAATTCCCAGCATGGAAGTAaggccaaaaaaaagaaaggcctGAATGCACCTGTCTGCACTCTGTTGAGAAAGTTGCTTGATTTTGAGTTG